In Deinococcus misasensis DSM 22328, a single window of DNA contains:
- a CDS encoding OsmC family protein, with protein sequence MAVKTLVLHHLGEQRYAGFNSTGQQVLFDNSEVKVGVSPMEALLGALAACTAVDVVEIMRKRKTPLASYRIEAEGERADAIPARYIKITLKHIGKGTGITREQLEKAVHLSHEKYCSVAATLNCPIEVVAEVEE encoded by the coding sequence ATGGCAGTCAAGACTCTGGTTTTGCATCATCTGGGAGAACAACGTTACGCAGGCTTCAATTCCACCGGCCAACAGGTGCTTTTTGACAACAGCGAAGTCAAAGTGGGGGTCAGTCCCATGGAAGCTTTGCTGGGTGCTCTGGCCGCTTGCACTGCAGTGGATGTGGTGGAAATCATGCGCAAACGCAAAACCCCTCTGGCCTCTTACCGCATTGAAGCCGAAGGTGAGCGTGCAGACGCCATCCCTGCCCGTTACATCAAAATCACCCTGAAGCACATTGGCAAAGGCACAGGCATCACCAGAGAACAACTGGAAAAGGCCGTGCACCTTTCCCACGAAAAATACTGTTCGGTGGCTGCAACCCTCAATTGCCCCATCGAAGTGGTCGCTGAAGTCGAAGAATAA
- a CDS encoding type I phosphomannose isomerase catalytic subunit: protein MSQVLQLVPEFHHRVWGGQRLQNSSTPIGEAWVVFENNMVSSGVHAGKKLSEVLQLEGEALLGSRAWNATGERFPLLIKLLDCSDWLSIQVHPNDEQAEKLAGAGQFGKTEAWHVLEADEGAKVIAGIRKGTTPEALKEAILAAKVEPLSEYVEVKAGDTVFMPAGTMHALGPGLFIYEVQQTSDITYRVYDWDRPASAGRKLHLEESALVTRADESGQVHAYPELNETDVQPLVECQYFLTEVLQTSSAPLELQTTGESFHVVTVIEGEAELQQGSDSILLGKFETALIPANAGSYTLKSRAGRMRALRSSLP, encoded by the coding sequence ATGTCTCAGGTCTTGCAACTTGTCCCTGAGTTTCATCATCGTGTGTGGGGTGGCCAACGTCTGCAAAACAGCAGCACCCCCATTGGTGAAGCCTGGGTGGTCTTTGAAAACAACATGGTGTCCTCTGGTGTCCATGCAGGCAAAAAACTTTCCGAAGTCCTGCAACTGGAAGGGGAAGCCCTGTTGGGCTCCAGAGCCTGGAATGCCACTGGCGAACGTTTTCCCTTGCTGATCAAACTGCTGGACTGCTCGGACTGGCTTTCCATTCAGGTTCATCCCAACGATGAGCAAGCAGAAAAGCTGGCAGGGGCAGGTCAATTTGGCAAAACCGAAGCCTGGCATGTTCTGGAAGCGGATGAAGGGGCAAAAGTCATTGCTGGCATTCGCAAGGGAACCACACCAGAGGCATTGAAAGAAGCCATTCTGGCTGCCAAAGTGGAACCCCTGTCTGAATATGTTGAGGTCAAGGCTGGAGACACGGTTTTCATGCCTGCAGGAACCATGCATGCCCTTGGGCCGGGACTGTTCATTTATGAAGTTCAGCAGACCAGTGACATCACCTACCGGGTGTACGACTGGGACCGCCCAGCCAGCGCAGGCCGCAAATTGCATCTGGAAGAATCAGCTCTGGTGACCCGTGCAGATGAATCTGGACAGGTCCATGCCTATCCTGAGTTGAACGAGACCGATGTACAACCTCTGGTGGAGTGCCAGTACTTTTTGACGGAAGTACTGCAGACCTCCTCTGCCCCACTGGAACTGCAAACCACTGGGGAAAGTTTTCATGTGGTCACCGTGATTGAAGGTGAGGCAGAATTGCAACAGGGTTCAGACAGCATCCTGCTGGGCAAATTCGAGACCGCATTGATTCCTGCAAACGCTGGAAGCTACACCTTGAAGTCCAGAGCAGGCCGCATGCGTGCCCTCAGGTCCAGCCTGCCCTGA
- a CDS encoding DNA alkylation repair protein codes for MDAATFVKHIQNLLEDARNPEQAEGMQAYMKNHFVFLGIKTPERKLLITDPLRSLDPSEALHTAQLLWYFPEREFQYVGLDVLEKHHKALKPTDLPALRQLIESRSWWDTVDALATKCVGLLVLRHPELRQEMDLWIEDENMWVRRTALLHQLKHRRKTDSERLFEYCLKQANGPDFFIRKAMGWALREYAKTRPEEVQRFVEQHQAHLSGLTVREALKHFD; via the coding sequence ATGGATGCAGCCACATTTGTAAAGCACATTCAAAACCTTTTGGAGGATGCCCGCAACCCTGAGCAAGCCGAAGGCATGCAGGCTTACATGAAGAACCATTTTGTGTTTCTGGGCATCAAAACACCAGAGCGCAAACTTCTGATCACCGACCCATTGCGATCTCTGGATCCTTCAGAAGCCCTGCACACAGCCCAGTTGCTCTGGTATTTTCCAGAAAGGGAATTTCAGTATGTGGGTCTTGATGTGCTGGAAAAGCATCACAAGGCTTTGAAACCCACCGACTTGCCCGCATTGCGCCAATTGATCGAGAGCCGTTCATGGTGGGACACCGTGGACGCTCTGGCCACCAAATGTGTGGGGTTGCTGGTTTTGAGGCACCCCGAACTGCGTCAAGAAATGGACCTCTGGATTGAGGATGAAAACATGTGGGTTCGCAGGACAGCCCTCCTGCATCAATTGAAACACCGCAGAAAAACCGATTCGGAAAGGCTTTTTGAGTACTGCTTGAAGCAGGCCAACGGTCCAGATTTTTTCATTCGCAAGGCCATGGGCTGGGCTTTGCGTGAATACGCCAAAACCAGACCCGAGGAAGTGCAGAGGTTTGTGGAGCAACACCAAGCACATCTCTCGGGTCTGACGGTCAGGGAAGCCCTGAAACACTTTGACTGA
- a CDS encoding DUF423 domain-containing protein, translated as MTLFYAALLAALGVGLGAFGAHALKDMLPADLLAIFETGVRYQMYHALALVALGAARFQSKGIVLLFVGTLIFSGSLYLLALTGVRVLGAITPIGGVLQIAGWVWIALDARKNHSR; from the coding sequence ATGACACTTTTTTACGCCGCACTTCTGGCTGCTCTCGGGGTCGGATTGGGTGCATTTGGAGCCCACGCCCTCAAAGACATGTTGCCTGCAGACCTCCTGGCCATTTTTGAGACGGGTGTCCGGTACCAGATGTACCATGCACTGGCTCTGGTGGCTCTGGGTGCAGCACGTTTCCAGAGCAAAGGCATTGTGCTGTTGTTTGTTGGCACCTTGATTTTTTCAGGAAGCCTGTACTTGCTTGCCCTGACCGGTGTCCGGGTGCTTGGGGCCATCACACCCATTGGTGGGGTTTTGCAAATTGCAGGGTGGGTGTGGATTGCTCTGGATGCCCGCAAGAACCATAGCAGGTGA
- a CDS encoding ROK family protein: MSFALALDIGGSHITAAIVDTERRVLLDKSLVRKSMAESAPAQHLLDTWATAAHQSHRLVGSPKLTHIGIAIPSPFDHQKGVSLHEHKFANLYGLNVTAGLRERWTSSSLFSAPVLYGNDADLYVLGEWWGGAARGYSRVMGITLGTGLGSGFLDQGIILTRDSRIPYEGEIWNTPYRGTIAEDYASGRAIMKHYTRLTSRQWDVRHITEAARNQDPQAQLVLNHFGQELGQIIKPWAERFQPEVVVLGGNISRAFDCFEITLKQQVPDLNFKLSGLYENASLLGGAALLPRPSEKV; this comes from the coding sequence ATGAGTTTCGCGCTGGCTCTGGACATCGGTGGCAGCCACATCACAGCTGCAATTGTGGACACCGAACGCCGTGTGCTGCTGGACAAAAGTCTGGTGCGCAAAAGCATGGCAGAGTCAGCGCCCGCCCAGCATTTGCTGGACACATGGGCCACCGCTGCCCACCAGTCCCACCGTCTGGTGGGTTCCCCCAAGCTGACCCACATTGGCATTGCCATCCCCAGTCCTTTTGACCATCAAAAAGGGGTTTCTTTGCATGAGCACAAATTCGCGAACCTGTATGGCCTGAATGTCACTGCAGGCCTGCGGGAACGCTGGACCAGCAGTTCGCTGTTCAGTGCGCCTGTGCTTTATGGCAACGATGCCGACCTGTATGTGCTCGGGGAATGGTGGGGAGGTGCAGCCCGTGGATACAGTCGGGTGATGGGCATCACGCTGGGCACTGGTCTTGGATCTGGGTTTCTGGATCAAGGGATCATCCTGACCCGAGATTCCCGCATCCCGTATGAAGGGGAAATCTGGAACACCCCTTACCGTGGCACCATCGCAGAAGATTATGCTTCTGGTCGGGCCATCATGAAGCACTACACCCGCCTGACATCCAGACAATGGGATGTTCGGCACATCACCGAAGCCGCCCGGAATCAAGATCCACAAGCCCAACTGGTGCTGAACCACTTTGGGCAGGAGCTCGGGCAAATCATCAAACCCTGGGCGGAGCGTTTTCAGCCCGAGGTGGTGGTGCTGGGTGGAAACATCTCTCGGGCTTTTGATTGCTTCGAAATCACCTTAAAACAGCAGGTGCCCGATTTGAATTTCAAACTCAGTGGGCTTTATGAGAATGCCAGTTTGCTGGGTGGGGCAGCCCTGCTCCCCCGTCCTTCCGAAAAAGTGTGA
- the mutM gene encoding bifunctional DNA-formamidopyrimidine glycosylase/DNA-(apurinic or apyrimidinic site) lyase: MPELPEVETTRRLIEPFLLGQVIDTIEHENNHRYQGLSNVLGRKVVALDRRGKYIIARFEEPIELIIHLGMTGGFRLEPGKHTRVTVTTSKGTVYFQDSRKFGKWLVVPQGEYVTMPTLHEMGPEPLSDAFELEAFVQDMAQAPKIKPYLLSQKPVAGLGNIYVDEALWHSQIHPEATRLNPEQATRLYHAIRDVIARAVEAGGSTLSDQSYGLLDGNPAYFQFEHMAYAREGEPCQRCQQPIAKYWLAQRGTHHCPNCQPMP; the protein is encoded by the coding sequence ATGCCAGAGCTGCCCGAAGTGGAAACCACCCGTCGCCTGATCGAGCCTTTCTTGCTCGGGCAGGTGATTGACACCATCGAACACGAAAACAACCACCGTTATCAGGGCCTCAGCAATGTGCTGGGTCGCAAAGTGGTGGCACTGGATCGCCGGGGCAAGTACATCATTGCCCGCTTTGAAGAACCCATTGAATTGATCATCCATCTGGGCATGACGGGTGGTTTTCGACTGGAACCTGGAAAACACACCCGGGTCACGGTCACCACCTCCAAAGGCACCGTGTACTTTCAGGACTCCAGAAAATTTGGGAAGTGGTTGGTGGTCCCTCAGGGGGAATACGTCACCATGCCCACCCTGCACGAGATGGGTCCAGAGCCTCTCAGTGACGCTTTTGAATTGGAGGCTTTTGTGCAGGACATGGCGCAGGCACCCAAAATCAAACCCTATCTGCTGTCCCAAAAGCCTGTGGCTGGACTGGGAAACATCTATGTTGACGAGGCGCTCTGGCATTCCCAGATCCATCCAGAGGCCACCCGTTTGAATCCAGAGCAAGCCACCCGTCTTTACCACGCCATTCGGGATGTGATTGCCCGGGCCGTAGAAGCCGGAGGCAGCACCCTCTCTGACCAGTCTTACGGTTTGCTGGACGGCAACCCTGCATACTTCCAATTCGAACACATGGCTTACGCCCGTGAGGGAGAGCCTTGCCAGCGTTGCCAGCAACCCATTGCGAAATACTGGCTGGCCCAGAGGGGCACCCACCATTGCCCCAACTGCCAACCCATGCCCTGA
- a CDS encoding tetratricopeptide repeat protein, translating to MFAKHLMIGLMLSGAAAAQVRGAVGWFQPATPQDAETARLLSYDVALNFGLLKPYQTQVFTAPLLTPQGPQLPMDVLYSEGFSQPNLPEHFTVLQDALGLKTIVGGQVKAGQVKLMVQQGDQFQEVLVQAVPSELRKATLKKLAEVLRTPLVIPQLTPTELSLPLQSLQQLDLLEVAAGTEAKDPLAKAFFDSIQQPKLALDQAYRAMLQNPENLLQLNVVDVPSLVTYQALFLEQNGETADALDLLNRSKYPYAKTLSEVIRLTRGEKLSENWPSGNRGVLSLAQAAILQSTGVKVQDTRESLYQKLPNSEYALQEYSFVAFDRNDFQMARSIMEKLVVLSPFKPLYWTNLGWAQYKTGNPQQALRSTDRSLQLDPQDEIAAYNIGLYSVALGQDQDARDAYGYALGLGSYKDTEMAIKDLEESPDPRYHFYSGVLYEQLGNYPKALQDLNMYLASNPPAAEQENARNIAERVSQANCDFELADQPWFTVKGEALQQVKQGQYLQANFNVRCSVVLPIPVTVKYTLTQSGQALSSAEFTPELKPSTSGFRIQDALVPLFEVKDGELTSEIQVTGANGASKTFRQVIQVQGQASFKERLTSADLHLVNLYGNPVVQNDPVQDLTSQVRSLFQDANAFRSLYPGLTPEQTKTVQEVTPEKVQQVLENLLVRVGAELAPGSKIFFPDEYLQQILQAAPQPE from the coding sequence ATGTTTGCAAAACACCTGATGATCGGTCTGATGCTCAGTGGTGCAGCAGCAGCACAAGTGCGTGGTGCCGTGGGATGGTTTCAACCCGCCACACCTCAAGATGCCGAAACTGCCCGACTGCTTTCTTATGATGTGGCTTTGAATTTTGGTTTACTGAAACCTTACCAGACCCAGGTGTTCACCGCGCCGCTCTTGACCCCTCAGGGTCCCCAATTGCCCATGGATGTGCTGTACTCGGAAGGGTTCTCGCAACCCAACCTGCCAGAGCATTTCACTGTCCTGCAAGACGCTCTGGGCCTCAAAACCATTGTGGGAGGTCAGGTCAAAGCTGGACAGGTCAAACTGATGGTCCAGCAAGGAGACCAGTTTCAAGAGGTGCTGGTGCAGGCTGTGCCCTCGGAATTGCGCAAGGCCACCCTCAAAAAATTGGCAGAAGTGCTCAGAACCCCTCTGGTGATTCCCCAACTGACCCCTACAGAATTGTCATTGCCCCTCCAGAGCCTTCAGCAGTTGGATTTGCTGGAAGTTGCTGCCGGAACAGAAGCCAAAGATCCGCTGGCAAAAGCTTTCTTTGACTCCATCCAGCAACCCAAGTTGGCTCTGGATCAGGCTTACCGGGCCATGCTCCAGAATCCCGAGAATTTGCTGCAACTCAATGTGGTGGATGTGCCCAGTCTGGTGACCTATCAGGCCCTGTTTTTAGAGCAGAACGGTGAAACTGCCGATGCTCTGGACCTCTTGAACCGTTCCAAATATCCCTATGCCAAAACCCTCTCAGAGGTGATTCGCCTGACACGGGGCGAAAAACTGTCAGAGAACTGGCCCTCTGGAAACAGGGGTGTGCTCAGTTTGGCTCAGGCAGCGATTCTCCAGAGCACCGGGGTGAAGGTCCAGGACACCCGTGAAAGCCTGTACCAGAAATTGCCCAATTCGGAATATGCCTTGCAAGAGTACAGTTTTGTGGCTTTTGACCGGAACGATTTTCAAATGGCACGCTCCATCATGGAGAAACTGGTGGTCCTGAGTCCATTCAAGCCCCTCTACTGGACCAATTTGGGCTGGGCGCAGTACAAAACAGGCAATCCACAACAGGCGCTTCGCAGCACAGACCGCTCTTTGCAATTGGACCCTCAAGATGAAATTGCTGCTTACAACATCGGACTGTACAGTGTGGCCCTCGGGCAGGATCAGGATGCCAGAGATGCATATGGCTACGCTCTGGGTCTGGGCAGTTACAAAGACACCGAAATGGCCATCAAGGACCTTGAAGAAAGCCCGGATCCCAGATACCACTTCTACAGTGGCGTGCTGTATGAGCAACTTGGCAATTATCCAAAAGCCCTTCAAGACCTGAACATGTATCTTGCTTCCAATCCTCCTGCAGCGGAACAGGAAAATGCCCGCAACATCGCCGAGAGGGTTTCCCAGGCCAACTGTGATTTTGAATTGGCAGACCAGCCATGGTTCACTGTCAAAGGTGAAGCATTGCAGCAGGTCAAGCAGGGTCAGTACCTGCAAGCCAACTTCAATGTGCGTTGCTCGGTGGTGCTCCCCATTCCTGTGACGGTGAAGTACACCCTCACCCAGAGCGGTCAGGCACTTTCATCTGCAGAATTCACCCCAGAATTGAAGCCTTCCACCTCTGGATTCCGCATTCAGGATGCTCTGGTGCCCCTGTTCGAAGTCAAAGATGGAGAACTCACCAGTGAGATTCAGGTGACCGGAGCCAACGGTGCCAGCAAAACCTTCCGTCAGGTGATTCAGGTGCAAGGACAAGCCTCATTCAAAGAGCGCCTGACCAGTGCAGACCTGCATCTGGTCAACCTTTATGGCAACCCTGTGGTGCAAAATGATCCGGTTCAGGACCTCACCAGTCAGGTCCGCAGCTTGTTTCAGGATGCCAATGCTTTCCGGAGCCTGTACCCAGGTTTAACCCCCGAGCAGACCAAGACTGTGCAGGAGGTCACCCCAGAGAAAGTGCAACAGGTGCTGGAAAACCTGCTGGTCCGTGTGGGTGCCGAATTGGCTCCCGGCAGCAAAATCTTTTTCCCTGATGAATACCTTCAGCAGATCTTGCAAGCTGCCCCTCAACCTGAATAA
- a CDS encoding beta-mannosidase, whose amino-acid sequence MTELSLNFGWQLKSRNPSLSLQEDLQSADGWTSATVPGTVQWDLLKQGLIENPFYGLNEKNVQWIGEQDWLYRTEFSVTEADLAAPHVHLNFEGLDTLCTVWLNQQQILVSDNMFVHHRVDVKSQLQVGQNTLQVLFESPVRVGKALEAKHGKRAVWNGDASRVYIRKAQYHYGWDWGPTLLTAGLWKPVTLQSFDARIADVYAPVEVTPSLEQALVPVQVEIEGQAEKHTLKIQLLDPQGRVVAAQDICAGHQNQVFFEVQNPELWYPNGLGSQPLYTLDVQLLDGPNCIDQKSIRLGMRRLRVIQEPILGEPGSSFYFEVNNQPIFAGGANWIPDDLILNRISDEQYRKRLTQARDGNMNMIRVWGGGIYEADVFYDLCDELGLLVWQDFLFACGMYPAYEEFKASVEQEATAAVKRLRNHTSIALWCGNNEDYQIAQSVGAAGPGGDESKFDAKVIYEVLLKEVCQKLDPKTLYWPGSPYGGDDVYSGVSGDRHTWEIWHVHMAPYQEYTNYEGRFVSEFGLQSAPSLAAIRASTPAEDLYAESRTMVHHNKATGPNGKPDGARRLAVYQAENMRGHKNLEEYVYNTQFIQGEAMRYAYRDFRKRFEKPGKRAVSGALVWQLNDCWPVTSWAIIDSHEIAKPAFYTIKREMATFAVGLQKTDALNVWISSSSVTSQEAELRLYAYDLSGQLIAERSTDVLVLPNRRTDLASWQVSSAPTIYFAELLVDGQVVARSSEFPEPYKFYHFADPELDIEYLSENSIKITAHKPVKGIWLDTDQSVSWNDNFIDLRAGESRILEATDLKGQTVRVRYLGAEAALEVQPSPVVA is encoded by the coding sequence ATGACTGAACTCTCCCTCAACTTCGGCTGGCAGCTCAAATCCCGCAACCCCTCCCTGTCTTTACAAGAAGACCTTCAGTCTGCAGATGGATGGACAAGTGCCACTGTACCCGGCACTGTTCAGTGGGACCTGCTGAAACAAGGGCTCATTGAAAACCCCTTCTATGGTCTCAATGAAAAGAATGTTCAGTGGATTGGTGAACAAGATTGGCTGTACCGCACTGAATTTTCAGTAACAGAAGCCGATCTGGCTGCTCCCCATGTGCACCTGAATTTCGAAGGTTTGGACACCCTGTGTACCGTCTGGCTGAACCAGCAACAGATTCTGGTCAGCGACAACATGTTTGTTCACCATCGAGTGGATGTCAAGTCCCAACTGCAGGTCGGACAAAACACACTGCAGGTGCTCTTTGAAAGCCCTGTCAGGGTGGGGAAAGCGCTGGAAGCCAAACATGGCAAACGCGCCGTGTGGAACGGTGATGCCTCCCGGGTTTACATCCGCAAAGCCCAATACCACTATGGTTGGGATTGGGGCCCAACCTTGCTGACTGCAGGCCTCTGGAAACCGGTGACCCTGCAAAGTTTTGATGCCAGAATTGCAGACGTTTATGCTCCTGTGGAAGTGACCCCTTCTCTGGAACAGGCTCTGGTGCCTGTACAGGTTGAAATTGAAGGTCAAGCGGAAAAACACACCCTCAAAATTCAACTTTTGGATCCTCAGGGCAGGGTGGTTGCAGCACAGGACATTTGTGCAGGGCACCAGAATCAAGTGTTTTTTGAAGTGCAAAACCCTGAACTCTGGTATCCCAATGGATTGGGCAGCCAACCCCTTTACACCTTGGATGTTCAACTGCTGGACGGTCCCAACTGCATCGATCAAAAATCCATCCGTCTGGGCATGCGTCGTCTGAGGGTGATTCAGGAACCCATTCTGGGAGAACCCGGCAGCAGTTTTTATTTTGAAGTGAACAACCAGCCCATTTTTGCTGGTGGTGCCAACTGGATTCCAGATGACTTGATCCTCAACCGCATCAGCGATGAACAGTACCGCAAACGCCTGACCCAGGCCCGAGACGGCAACATGAACATGATTCGTGTGTGGGGTGGCGGAATCTATGAAGCCGATGTGTTCTATGACCTCTGCGATGAACTGGGCTTGCTGGTTTGGCAGGACTTCCTGTTTGCCTGCGGAATGTACCCTGCATACGAGGAATTTAAAGCCAGCGTGGAACAAGAAGCCACCGCTGCCGTCAAACGCCTGCGCAATCACACCTCCATTGCCCTCTGGTGTGGCAACAATGAAGACTACCAGATTGCCCAGAGTGTCGGAGCTGCTGGCCCCGGTGGCGACGAGAGCAAATTCGATGCCAAAGTGATCTATGAAGTGCTCCTCAAAGAAGTCTGCCAGAAACTCGATCCCAAAACCCTGTACTGGCCCGGCAGCCCCTATGGTGGTGACGATGTGTACTCCGGGGTCTCCGGAGACCGTCACACCTGGGAAATCTGGCACGTGCACATGGCCCCTTATCAGGAATACACCAACTACGAAGGTCGCTTTGTCAGTGAATTTGGCCTGCAATCTGCGCCCTCTCTGGCAGCCATTCGTGCAAGCACACCTGCTGAAGACCTGTATGCCGAAAGCCGCACCATGGTGCACCACAACAAAGCCACTGGACCCAATGGCAAACCCGATGGTGCCCGAAGACTGGCAGTCTATCAAGCAGAAAACATGCGTGGGCACAAAAACCTTGAAGAATATGTCTACAACACCCAATTCATTCAAGGTGAAGCCATGCGGTACGCCTACCGCGATTTCCGCAAACGCTTCGAGAAACCTGGCAAACGTGCTGTTTCGGGAGCTCTGGTCTGGCAGTTGAACGACTGCTGGCCAGTCACCAGTTGGGCCATCATCGACTCCCACGAAATTGCCAAACCCGCTTTTTACACCATCAAACGGGAGATGGCCACCTTTGCAGTGGGTCTGCAAAAAACCGATGCGCTGAACGTCTGGATCAGCAGCAGCAGCGTCACCTCTCAAGAAGCTGAGTTGCGGTTGTACGCTTACGACCTGTCCGGTCAATTGATCGCAGAGCGCAGCACAGATGTGCTGGTGTTGCCCAACCGACGCACAGACCTTGCCTCTTGGCAGGTTTCCTCTGCGCCCACCATTTATTTTGCAGAACTCTTGGTGGATGGACAGGTTGTGGCACGGAGCAGTGAATTCCCAGAGCCTTACAAGTTCTACCACTTTGCCGACCCCGAACTGGACATCGAGTACCTGTCTGAAAACAGCATCAAGATCACCGCACACAAACCGGTCAAAGGGATCTGGTTGGACACCGACCAGAGCGTGAGCTGGAACGACAACTTCATCGATTTGCGTGCCGGTGAAAGCAGAATTCTGGAAGCCACCGACCTGAAAGGGCAAACCGTTCGGGTGCGTTACCTCGGTGCTGAAGCTGCCCTTGAAGTGCAACCTTCTCCGGTGGTGGCATGA
- a CDS encoding HAD family hydrolase: MKLLIWDFDGTLGHREACPKTAWSTTAKEILADHHPEVSYSGGLLSSGFPWHNWEVPHVGQDPEEYWKPIATLYQQMFETLGLHATAVQLSAQVRERFCDYRKWHLYPGTLETLEAVSKKGYQQVVLSNHVPELNQIIEHLGVGRHLNGIFNSGLTGYEKPHPESYLQILRAYPQAKRVVMVGDNRTADVLVPEQHGIEGILLRSTDPELKSAQSHEEMFGFL, from the coding sequence ATGAAATTGTTGATCTGGGATTTTGACGGAACATTGGGTCATCGGGAAGCCTGCCCCAAAACGGCATGGAGCACCACAGCAAAAGAAATCCTTGCAGACCATCATCCAGAGGTGTCGTATTCAGGTGGCTTGTTGTCCAGTGGCTTCCCATGGCACAACTGGGAGGTGCCACATGTGGGTCAGGATCCTGAGGAATACTGGAAACCCATTGCCACCCTTTACCAGCAGATGTTTGAAACCCTCGGATTGCATGCAACGGCAGTTCAGCTCAGTGCACAGGTCAGGGAGCGCTTCTGTGATTACAGAAAATGGCACCTCTACCCAGGCACCCTTGAAACGCTGGAAGCCGTTTCAAAAAAAGGTTATCAGCAGGTCGTGCTGTCCAACCATGTGCCAGAGCTGAACCAGATCATTGAGCACCTCGGGGTGGGAAGACACCTGAATGGGATCTTCAACAGCGGCCTCACGGGTTATGAAAAGCCCCATCCAGAGAGCTACTTGCAAATCCTTCGTGCATACCCACAAGCAAAAAGGGTGGTGATGGTGGGGGACAACCGCACAGCAGATGTTCTGGTCCCTGAACAGCATGGAATAGAAGGCATTTTACTGAGATCAACGGATCCTGAATTGAAATCAGCCCAAAGCCACGAAGAAATGTTTGGATTTTTGTGA